A single Flavobacterium sp. 1 DNA region contains:
- a CDS encoding NAD(P)-dependent oxidoreductase, translating into MKVLLIGGTGNIGQRILKEALDKEYEVTAVQRKPEALELKHPNLTVIKGDLLNEAELPSLIAGKDVVVSAISLYAGLSPEQFKKAHQNLINALKKQPQTRIIAVGGGTNNEVAPGLRMLDSEDIMKNIPEEYKPSIFAHGEVQKLYETTGLENWTYFNPAAMIQAGERTGKFRLGTTNLVADENGASNISFEDYAVALVDEIKNQQFVGKPFTIGY; encoded by the coding sequence ATGAAAGTATTATTAATTGGAGGAACGGGCAACATTGGTCAGCGAATATTAAAAGAAGCTCTGGATAAAGAGTATGAAGTAACCGCAGTACAACGCAAACCAGAGGCATTAGAATTGAAACACCCAAATTTAACAGTAATCAAAGGCGACTTGCTGAACGAGGCAGAATTACCATCTTTAATAGCTGGCAAAGATGTTGTTGTATCTGCAATATCACTTTATGCAGGACTATCTCCTGAACAGTTTAAAAAAGCGCACCAAAACCTTATCAATGCTTTAAAAAAACAACCACAAACAAGAATTATTGCTGTGGGAGGAGGAACAAATAATGAGGTTGCACCAGGCTTAAGAATGTTGGATAGTGAAGATATTATGAAAAATATTCCAGAAGAATACAAACCTTCAATTTTTGCACACGGTGAAGTACAGAAATTATATGAAACTACAGGACTGGAAAACTGGACGTATTTTAACCCTGCTGCTATGATACAAGCAGGCGAACGCACAGGTAAATTTAGATTAGGAACTACTAATCTGGTTGCAGACGAAAACGGAGCAAGCAATATCTCATTCGAAGATTATGCAGTGGCGTTGGTTGATGAAATCAAAAATCAGCAATTTGTAGGTAAACCATTTACCATTGGTTATTAA
- a CDS encoding nuclear transport factor 2 family protein, translated as MENKLEQLLVQHLNEIWNQRDETLRVTAIKRVYAKDIDLFEVGEKFTGYEDVNHKISKTLNGLPPVFSIVQLKPIVINNNVGKLDWGVGPEGTPPVATGTDIVIFENGKIKSLYVFLNK; from the coding sequence ATGGAAAATAAATTAGAACAATTACTGGTTCAGCATTTAAACGAAATTTGGAACCAACGTGACGAAACACTTAGGGTTACGGCTATTAAAAGAGTCTATGCGAAAGATATTGACTTATTTGAAGTTGGTGAAAAATTTACAGGATATGAGGATGTAAATCATAAAATTAGTAAGACATTAAATGGTCTTCCTCCGGTTTTTTCTATTGTACAGTTAAAACCAATTGTAATTAATAACAATGTAGGCAAGTTAGATTGGGGTGTTGGTCCAGAGGGAACGCCTCCAGTAGCAACGGGTACAGACATAGTAATTTTTGAAAACGGAAAAATAAAATCATTATATGTATTTCTTAACAAGTAA
- a CDS encoding nuclear transport factor 2 family protein produces the protein MERIVNLSDAKAVRNMENIINLHEIMINQRQPEEAVLKFLDPEYIQHDPLLETGAAGLIKFFKQVVDEHPTTSWTAKRIIAVDNYVWVHSNFRNIFNDDPNDTGIAGVDIFKMNDEGKAIEHWEVLQLVGTPDNAAPWVAQNLKAANINGIF, from the coding sequence ATGGAAAGAATCGTAAATCTAAGTGACGCTAAAGCTGTTCGCAACATGGAAAATATCATTAATCTTCATGAAATAATGATTAATCAGAGACAGCCAGAAGAAGCAGTTTTAAAATTTTTAGACCCAGAATATATTCAGCATGATCCTTTACTGGAAACGGGCGCAGCTGGTTTGATAAAATTTTTTAAGCAGGTAGTAGATGAACATCCAACAACAAGCTGGACGGCAAAACGCATCATTGCCGTTGACAACTATGTATGGGTACACTCTAACTTCCGAAACATTTTCAATGATGATCCTAATGACACTGGAATTGCAGGAGTTGATATCTTTAAAATGAATGACGAAGGTAAAGCTATAGAACATTGGGAAGTACTACAACTCGTTGGCACACCCGATAATGCAGCTCCATGGGTAGCCCAAAATTTAAAAGCAGCTAATATAAACGGCATATTTTAA
- a CDS encoding DoxX family protein, giving the protein MNKNKIIYWATTGIIAAMMLFSAFGYFTNADMKAAFVHLGFPDYFRIELGVLKVLGALVLIIPMISAKIKSFAYFGFALTFISAFIAHIASGDPISVAVAPIVFLAILGVSHYYHDKILVMNRD; this is encoded by the coding sequence ATGAACAAGAACAAAATTATTTATTGGGCAACAACTGGAATTATTGCTGCTATGATGCTTTTTAGTGCATTCGGGTATTTTACTAACGCTGATATGAAAGCAGCATTTGTCCATTTAGGTTTCCCCGATTATTTCAGAATTGAACTAGGAGTTCTAAAGGTTTTAGGAGCATTAGTCTTAATCATTCCTATGATTTCTGCTAAAATTAAATCCTTCGCTTATTTTGGATTTGCATTGACATTCATTTCTGCATTTATTGCTCATATAGCGAGTGGTGATCCTATTTCTGTGGCTGTTGCACCAATTGTATTTTTAGCAATTTTGGGAGTGTCACATTATTATCACGATAAAATTTTAGTAATGAATCGCGACTAA
- a CDS encoding pirin family protein, which yields MKKETIFSTQGNKTDLGPLIINRMLPNRYAKKVGSFVFLDYVAPAIKEVINEKGMGAHPHRGIATLTYIIQGEVEHFDSAGNTGKIHSGGMQWMKSGNGIIHDENFNYDSQTESKIVHGFQFWINLPAKNKAESPAHIAIQAKEVPKKEFTNNIGWIKVIVGNYEELSSKIPNYSEQFLYHIHLEMGKQFSINLADKIEAAAFLTTQNTILNDAEFQAGEFVEFERKAGEIEIKNTSKTAIDVLLFGGEEYTEPIVSEGPFVMNSLAEICDAYRDFYAGKYGEIKFIM from the coding sequence ATGAAAAAGGAAACCATTTTCTCTACACAAGGTAACAAAACCGATCTCGGTCCTCTGATTATCAATAGAATGTTACCCAATCGCTATGCAAAAAAAGTGGGGTCTTTTGTATTTCTCGATTATGTAGCACCAGCTATCAAAGAAGTCATCAATGAAAAAGGGATGGGGGCTCATCCCCATCGAGGTATTGCTACACTAACCTATATTATTCAAGGAGAAGTCGAACACTTTGACAGTGCAGGCAATACTGGAAAAATACATTCAGGAGGTATGCAATGGATGAAATCTGGTAATGGAATTATACATGATGAAAATTTTAATTACGACTCTCAAACAGAAAGTAAAATTGTCCACGGATTTCAGTTTTGGATCAATTTACCTGCAAAAAACAAAGCCGAAAGCCCTGCTCACATAGCGATTCAAGCAAAAGAAGTTCCTAAAAAAGAATTTACTAACAATATAGGTTGGATAAAAGTAATTGTAGGTAACTATGAAGAGTTGAGTTCTAAAATACCAAATTATTCCGAGCAGTTTTTATATCACATTCATTTGGAAATGGGAAAGCAATTTTCCATCAATTTAGCTGATAAAATAGAGGCTGCCGCATTTTTGACCACACAAAATACAATACTTAACGATGCCGAATTTCAAGCAGGAGAATTTGTAGAATTTGAAAGAAAAGCAGGAGAAATCGAAATAAAAAACACTTCTAAAACCGCTATTGATGTACTATTGTTTGGTGGCGAAGAATATACAGAACCTATTGTGTCAGAAGGTCCGTTTGTCATGAACTCACTAGCTGAAATATGCGACGCTTACCGAGATTTTTATGCGGGGAAATATGGCGAAATTAAATTTATAATGTAA
- a CDS encoding NADPH-dependent FMN reductase, which produces MKILAFAGSNSSTSINKKLVTHTASFFDDHLVEILDLNDFEMPIFSVDKIAKTGIPQLALDFAGKIDESGLLLIALAENNGAYSTAFKNIYDWISVIPERKAFGNKPVFVLATSPGERGGATVLELAKNTLPYYGANVIETFSLPSFYDNFNDENGIINDSLVDELESKIETIKTNLLI; this is translated from the coding sequence ATGAAGATTTTAGCATTCGCAGGAAGCAACAGTAGTACTTCCATCAATAAAAAATTAGTAACGCATACAGCATCTTTTTTTGATGACCATTTGGTAGAAATTTTGGATTTGAATGATTTCGAAATGCCAATATTTAGTGTAGATAAAATAGCCAAAACTGGAATACCGCAATTGGCTTTAGATTTTGCTGGTAAAATTGACGAAAGTGGTTTGCTTCTTATCGCTCTTGCCGAAAACAATGGAGCCTATTCTACTGCTTTCAAAAATATTTACGATTGGATTTCGGTTATTCCAGAACGCAAAGCATTTGGTAATAAACCCGTTTTTGTTTTAGCTACTTCTCCAGGAGAAAGAGGTGGAGCTACAGTATTAGAATTAGCAAAAAACACCCTTCCATACTATGGCGCAAATGTGATTGAAACATTTTCATTACCAAGTTTTTATGACAATTTTAATGATGAAAATGGAATCATAAATGATAGTCTTGTAGATGAATTGGAATCAAAAATTGAGACAATAAAAACAAATTTATTGATATAA